AAATTTTGCGTATAATGTTCCATGTTTAAGCCAATCTTCAATATTAGTCTAAAATAAAAGCAGAATAAAGCTATATCAAAATCCCTTGATTGTTCTAGGTTTACTGGGGAGTAAACCCTAATCATCTAGTTTTAGCTCTTCTTTGTATTTTGATTTCAGAGAGTACTTTCTGAATCTTTTTCCATCATAATGAAGCCAGCCTCTGCTAATTACCCCTTCCTTAGCAAGCTGTGACAGATAGACGTTAAGAACGCTTTCTTTTAGCCCTGTATGTTTTAACAACTCTTCAAATGTGCATACACCTTTTTGCGTAAGTACAGCAATTATTTTCTCTTTACCCGTCAAATTTCCTTTGCGTGTCATTATGATAATTTAACGTTAAGCAGGTTTAATAAGTTATTAATATACTTACAACGTCTCAGAAGTTGGGCTAGTGACTACAGGGGGAGTAGGTTAAATAACTCATTAATTTTGTTTTCATTCTCGCATTACCAAGGCTTTACAAGCAAAAAATTGGGGATCCGACCAGGTTTAATTTAGTTTACGGATTTGTTACAGTTTACTGGGGAGTAAATTCTATGTCGACAAAAATCAGCTCTCTAGCCATTTTGCAAAACTTGGGATCTATCTGGGTTAATTTCAGCTTATATATTGTGTTAACATTAATTAACAAAAGTTAACAGCATGCTAACAATTGTTAACAAATTGTTAACATGTGCTTTACTAGGGGTAAATACTAAAACTTATAGCATAATTTAAAGTCCCTTTCAGCTTCTATCAAGATAATATCAACTTTATCTTCTATTTCAAGGCTCGCTATTTTTCCTATGTCTTCTTTATTCGAGATTACTACAATCTCCCTAACTCCTCTCTGTATTAATAATATTACCAATTTGCTAACATCACTAAATATTTCTCTAGATGTATAACATTTCATTCTCTTCTCTAGATCGCCAAATACAATGACAGTAATATCGCTGCACCCCCTAGAAGAATAAATGAAATAATTCTGATCGCTATACTTTCAAATCCTGGTGCTTTTATCGAATATAGTATGTAATATATTACAGAAAAGAAAAAGAATATTATCGTAGGAACTAATAACAGAATTTTTATTGCTAACAAGGGACTTAGCATTTTTCCTCATAAATAGGGGTTTTTAAAAACCCCCATTTTCAGAGGAGTGATGGCAAACATCTTCGGAATGGATATAAGAAGATTCAGCGTCTTGTTCATAGCACTAATAATAATCATAGCTATCTTTAACAGTTTCAGAAATATACAGAACATTCAGCAAAACTACAACATTTCTATAAATACAAATACAATCGAAACGGAAAATTTGCCTAGCACGTATTATTCTTATATTTACAACAAATCAATATATCTCAGTCCTAACATCAACGATTTGAAGTATGTTTATGCATCATTTGCAGACGTACAACCACCGAATTATACTTTAGACGTTCAGAATTACAAGATCCCTATTTTCTTCAATCTCTCTGTACGTAATGTATCGTTACTATCACTACTAATCAATTATTTATCAAGAAATGCTTCGATGATAACTCCTTACGCTTACGGAGGGCTACTCAGCATAGCGTCCTCTGCTTTTATGAATATTACAAATCAATCATCAGTCATAATCACCCCGT
The nucleotide sequence above comes from Sulfolobus tengchongensis. Encoded proteins:
- a CDS encoding winged helix-turn-helix transcriptional regulator, with the translated sequence MTRKGNLTGKEKIIAVLTQKGVCTFEELLKHTGLKESVLNVYLSQLAKEGVISRGWLHYDGKRFRKYSLKSKYKEELKLDD